A genome region from Pseudomonas helmanticensis includes the following:
- the prpC gene encoding bifunctional 2-methylcitrate synthase/citrate synthase: MAEAKVLSGAGLRGQVAGQTALSTVGHAGAGLTYRGYDVRELAADAQFEEVAYLLLYGELPTKAQLDEYQGKLSKLRDLPPALKEVLERIPADAHPMDVMRTGCSFLGNIEPEKDFSEQRDKTDRLLAAFPAIMCYWYRFSHDGKRINCVSDEPTIGGHFLHLLHDKKPSELHVKVMNVSLILYAEHEFNASTFTARVCASTLSDLYSCVTAAIGSLRGPLHGGANEAAMEMIERFSSPEEAIKGTLGMLERKDKIMGFGHAIYKDSDPRNEVIKGWAKQLADEVGDKVLFPVSEAIDKTMWEQKKLFPNADFYHASAYHFMGIPTKLFTPIFVCSRLTGWAAHVFEQRANNRIIRPSAEYIGVEQRKFVPIERR; encoded by the coding sequence ATGGCCGAAGCAAAAGTACTCAGTGGCGCCGGGCTCCGTGGCCAGGTTGCCGGGCAAACCGCACTGTCCACCGTAGGCCATGCCGGTGCCGGGCTGACCTATCGCGGCTACGACGTGCGCGAACTGGCAGCCGATGCACAATTTGAAGAAGTCGCGTACCTGCTGCTCTACGGCGAGCTGCCGACCAAAGCGCAACTCGATGAATACCAAGGCAAGCTGAGCAAGCTGCGCGACCTGCCGCCAGCGCTGAAAGAAGTGCTCGAACGCATCCCCGCCGACGCCCACCCGATGGACGTGATGCGCACCGGTTGCTCGTTCCTTGGCAACATAGAACCGGAGAAAGATTTTTCCGAACAGCGCGACAAGACTGACCGTCTGCTCGCCGCGTTCCCGGCGATCATGTGCTACTGGTATCGCTTCAGCCACGACGGCAAACGCATCAATTGCGTCAGTGACGAGCCAACCATCGGCGGCCACTTCCTGCACTTGCTGCACGACAAGAAGCCGAGCGAACTGCACGTGAAAGTGATGAACGTCTCGCTGATCCTTTACGCCGAACACGAATTCAACGCCTCGACCTTCACCGCACGCGTTTGCGCCTCGACCCTGTCCGATCTGTATTCCTGCGTAACCGCCGCCATCGGTTCGCTGCGCGGCCCGTTGCATGGCGGCGCCAACGAAGCGGCGATGGAAATGATCGAACGCTTCTCGTCGCCGGAAGAGGCGATTAAAGGCACCCTCGGCATGCTTGAGCGCAAGGACAAGATCATGGGCTTCGGCCACGCGATCTATAAGGACAGCGATCCGCGCAACGAAGTGATCAAGGGCTGGGCGAAACAGCTTGCTGACGAAGTCGGTGACAAGGTGCTGTTTCCGGTCTCGGAAGCCATCGACAAGACCATGTGGGAACAGAAAAAACTCTTCCCGAACGCCGATTTCTACCATGCCTCGGCGTACCACTTCATGGGTATCCCGACCAAGCTGTTCACGCCGATCTTCGTTTGCTCGCGCCTGACCGGCTGGGCTGCGCACGTGTTCGAACAGCGCGCCAACAACCGCATCATCCGCCCAAGCGCCGAGTACATCGGCGTCGAACAGCGCAAGTTCGTGCCAATCGAACGTCGCTGA